A region of Campylobacter armoricus DNA encodes the following proteins:
- the hslU gene encoding ATP-dependent protease ATPase subunit HslU has protein sequence MNLTPKEIVKFLDDYVIGQKNAKKIIAIALRNRYRRMQLSPELQDDIMPKNILMIGSTGVGKTEIARRLAKMMGLPFVKVEASKYTEVGFVGRDVESMVRDLANAALNLVKNEEKEKNEEKINEFIENKILEKLLPPLPKGISEEKQEEYQNSLEKMRVKLKAGDLDNSVIEIEISQSVFDTNPNLPPEMGAMQDIVKVIGVGSKKVKKEMKVKDARIALAQEASEKILDMESIKGEALRRAENEGIIFIDEIDKVAVSSSNSNRQDPSKEGVQRDLLPIVEGSTIQTKFGPLKTDHILFIAAGAFHLSKPSDLIPELQGRFPLRVELDSLDEDALYAILTRPKNSLLAQYIELLKTEKVELVFEDEAIREIAKIASKANEEMQDIGARRLHTVVEKLLEDISFEADEYAGKVYKIDDFKVQVKLGDIIENKDLARYIL, from the coding sequence ATGAATTTAACTCCAAAAGAGATTGTAAAATTTTTAGATGATTATGTAATCGGGCAAAAAAATGCTAAAAAAATCATAGCCATTGCGTTAAGAAATCGTTATAGAAGAATGCAACTTAGTCCTGAACTTCAAGATGATATTATGCCTAAAAATATTTTAATGATAGGTTCAACTGGTGTCGGTAAAACCGAAATTGCAAGACGACTTGCTAAGATGATGGGACTCCCTTTTGTAAAGGTTGAAGCAAGTAAATATACTGAAGTTGGTTTTGTTGGGCGTGATGTAGAGAGTATGGTTAGAGATTTAGCTAATGCGGCTTTAAATTTGGTAAAAAATGAAGAAAAAGAAAAAAATGAAGAAAAAATCAATGAATTTATAGAAAATAAAATTTTGGAAAAACTTTTGCCACCTTTACCAAAAGGAATTAGTGAAGAAAAACAAGAAGAATATCAAAATTCTTTAGAAAAAATGCGTGTAAAATTAAAAGCTGGTGATTTAGATAATAGTGTGATTGAAATTGAAATTTCACAAAGTGTATTTGATACAAATCCAAATTTACCACCTGAAATGGGTGCTATGCAAGATATAGTAAAGGTAATTGGAGTTGGTAGTAAAAAAGTAAAAAAAGAAATGAAAGTAAAAGATGCAAGAATAGCTCTAGCTCAAGAAGCAAGTGAGAAAATTCTTGATATGGAAAGTATTAAAGGCGAAGCTTTAAGAAGAGCTGAAAATGAAGGGATTATTTTTATAGATGAGATAGATAAAGTTGCTGTTTCAAGTTCAAATTCAAACCGCCAAGATCCAAGTAAAGAAGGTGTTCAAAGGGATTTACTTCCTATAGTTGAAGGTAGCACTATACAAACTAAATTCGGACCTTTAAAGACTGATCATATTTTATTTATTGCAGCAGGAGCTTTTCATCTAAGCAAACCAAGTGATTTAATCCCTGAACTTCAAGGTCGTTTTCCTTTAAGGGTTGAGCTTGATTCATTAGATGAAGATGCTTTATATGCTATTTTAACAAGACCTAAAAATTCTTTATTGGCTCAATATATTGAACTTTTAAAAACAGAAAAAGTAGAACTTGTTTTTGAAGATGAAGCTATAAGAGAAATAGCAAAAATTGCAAGTAAAGCTAATGAAGAAATGCAAGATATAGGTGCTAGACGCTTGCATACTGTTGTAGAAAAGCTTTTAGAGGATATTAGCTTTGAAGCAGATGAGTATGCTGGAAAAGTTTATAAGATAGATGATTTTAAAGTTCAAGTTAAACTTGGAGATATTATAGAAAATAAAGACTTAGCTAGGTATATCTTGTGA
- the era gene encoding GTPase Era gives MKSGFISIVGRTNAGKSSILNSLLEEKVAMVSHKQNATRRKINAIIMHENHQLVFIDTPGLHTSSKAMNQLMIDLAVKSIADCDVILFVASIYDDIKDYEKFLNLNPKVPHIVLINKVDLVKKEALLKKLSEYTKFSSYFSAIIPYSAKQKFYKKILLDEIIKYLPNHPYYFDPEFITTTNEKDIYRDFILEAIYENLSDEIPYTTEVKIEKIKELEQIYYINAVIITDSNSHKGMILGKDGMTIKRIGKEARIKIEKLAQKKVMLKLFVQLEKNWHKNEQNLKKILYNE, from the coding sequence GTGAAGAGTGGCTTTATAAGCATAGTGGGTAGAACTAATGCAGGAAAAAGTTCTATCCTTAATTCTTTATTAGAAGAAAAAGTGGCTATGGTTTCTCATAAACAAAATGCCACAAGAAGAAAAATTAACGCTATTATTATGCATGAAAATCATCAGCTTGTATTTATAGATACTCCTGGCTTACATACAAGCTCTAAAGCTATGAATCAACTTATGATTGATTTGGCGGTTAAAAGTATTGCAGATTGTGATGTGATTTTATTTGTAGCTAGTATTTATGATGATATAAAAGATTATGAAAAATTTTTAAATTTAAATCCTAAAGTTCCACATATAGTTTTAATCAATAAAGTTGATTTGGTAAAAAAAGAAGCTTTGCTTAAAAAATTAAGTGAATATACTAAATTTAGTTCATATTTTAGTGCTATTATTCCCTATTCTGCTAAGCAAAAATTTTATAAAAAAATTCTTTTAGATGAAATAATTAAGTATTTACCTAATCATCCTTATTATTTTGATCCTGAATTTATTACTACCACAAATGAAAAAGATATTTATAGAGATTTCATTTTAGAAGCTATATATGAGAATTTAAGTGATGAAATTCCTTATACTACCGAGGTAAAAATTGAAAAAATTAAAGAATTGGAACAAATTTATTATATTAATGCTGTTATTATTACAGATAGTAATTCCCATAAAGGAATGATATTAGGTAAAGATGGTATGACAATTAAACGCATTGGTAAAGAAGCTAGAATAAAAATAGAAAAATTAGCACAAAAAAAGGTAATGTTGAAATTATTTGTTCAACTTGAAAAAAATTGGCATAAAAACGAACAAAATCTCAAAAAAATTCTTTACAATGAATAA
- the fliS gene encoding flagellar export chaperone FliS, with the protein MVNNAVYSAYSQNQVGVESQEKLIEMLYGGILRFSSRIKIAIQNENIEERVYYVKRASAIFIELINCLDYDKGGEVAHYLSGLYTRQLQLLSLSNIENNETRVDEVINVVKGLLEAWREVHQK; encoded by the coding sequence ATGGTAAATAATGCAGTTTATAGTGCGTATTCACAAAATCAAGTAGGCGTAGAATCCCAAGAAAAACTTATAGAAATGCTATATGGTGGTATTTTACGCTTTTCAAGTAGAATAAAAATAGCAATACAAAATGAAAATATAGAAGAAAGAGTGTATTATGTAAAAAGAGCTAGTGCTATTTTTATAGAATTAATAAATTGTCTTGATTATGATAAAGGTGGTGAAGTAGCTCATTATTTAAGTGGCTTATATACTAGACAATTACAACTACTTTCTTTATCAAATATAGAAAATAATGAAACTAGGGTTGATGAAGTGATAAATGTAGTCAAAGGTTTGTTAGAGGCTTGGAGGGAAGTACATCAAAAATGA